From a region of the Eulemur rufifrons isolate Redbay chromosome 7, OSU_ERuf_1, whole genome shotgun sequence genome:
- the TUSC2 gene encoding tumor suppressor candidate 2: MGASGSKARGLWPFASAAGGGSPEAAGAEQALVRPRGRAVPPFVFTRRGSMFYDEDGDLAHEFYEETIVTKNGQKRAKLRRVHKNLIPQGIVKLDPPRIHVDFPVILYEV, encoded by the exons ATGGGCGCCAGCGGCTCCAAAGCTCGGGGCCTGTGGCCCTTCGCCTCGGCGGCGGGGGGCGGCAGCCCAGAGGCGGCGGGCGCTGAGCAAGCTTTGGTGCGGCCTCGAGGCCGAGCCGTTCCCCCCTTCGTATTCACGCGCCGCGG CTCCATGTTCTATGACGAGGATGGGGATCTGGCTCACGAGTTCTATGAGGAGACAATCGTCACCAAGAACGGGCAGAAGCGGGCCAAGCTGAGGCGGGTGCATAAGAATCTGATTCCTCAG GGCATCGTGAAGCTGGATCCCCCCCGCATCCACGTGGATTTCCCTGTGATCCTCTATGAGGTGTGA
- the RASSF1 gene encoding ras association domain-containing protein 1 isoform X1 produces the protein MSAEPELIELRELAPTGRASPGRTRLERANALRIAPGTARNPARQLVPGRGHRFQPAGPATHTWCDLCGDFIWGVVRKGLQCAHCKFTCHYRCRALVCLDCCGPRDLDWEPAQERDTNVDEPVEWETPDLSQAEIEQKIKEYNGQINSNLFMSLNKDGSYTGFIKVQLKLVRPVSVPSSKKPPSLQDARRGPGRGTTVRRRTSFYLPKDAVKHLHVLSRTRAREVIEALLRKFLVVDDPRKFALFERAERHGQVYLRKLSDDEQPLRLRLLAGPSEKALSFVLKENDSGDVNWDAFSMPELHNFLRILQREEEEHLRQILQKYSYCRQKIQEALHACPLG, from the exons ATGTCGGCGGAGCCTGAGCTCATTGAGCTGCGGGAGCTGGCACCCACTGGGCGCGCCAGCCCAGGTCGCACTCGGCTGGAACGTGCCAACGCGCTGCGCATCGCGCCGGGCACCGCGCGCAATCCCGCACGGCAGCTGGTCCCCGGTCGGGGCCACCGCTTCCAGCCTGCGGGGCCTGCCACGCACACGTGGTGCGACCTGTGCGGCGACTTCATCTGGGGCGTCGTGCGCAAGGGTCTGCAGTGCGCGC ACTGCAAGTTCACCTGCCACTACCGTTGCCGTGCGCTCGTCTGCCTGGACTGCTGCGGGCCCCGGGACCTGGACTGGGAACCCGCCCAGGAGCGCGACACGAACGTG GACGAGCCTGTGGAGTGGGAGACACCTGACCTTTCCCAGGCTGAGATTGAGCAGAAGATCAAGGAGTACAATGGCCAGATCAACAGCAACCTCTTCATGAGCCTG aaCAAGGATGGCTCCTACACAGGCTTCATCAAAGTTCAGCTGAAGCTGGTACGCCCTGTCTCGGTGCCCTCCAGCAAGAAGCCACCCTCCTTGCAGGATGCCCGGCGGGGCCCAGGGCGGGGCACAACTGTGAGGCGCCGCACCTCCTTTTACCTGCCCAAGGATGCTGTCAAGCACCTGCATGTGCTGTCACGAACACGGGCACGTGAGGTCATCGAGGCCCTGCTGCGCAAGTTCTTGGTGGTAGATGACCCCCGCAAGTTTGCACTCTTTGAGCGGGCTGAGCGTCACGGCCAAG TGTACTTACGGAAACTGTCAGATGATGAGCAGCCCCTGCGCCTGCGGCTCCTTGCAGGGCCCAGCGAGAAGGCCTTGAGCTTCGTCCTGAAGGAAAATGACTCTGGGGATGTGAAT TGGGATGCCTTCAGCATGCCTGAATTACACAACTTCCTGCGTATCCTAcagcgggaggaggaggagcacctCCGCCAGATCCTGCAAAAGTACTCCTATTGCCGCCAGAAGATCCAAGAGGCTCTACATGCATGTCCCCTGGGGTGA
- the RASSF1 gene encoding ras association domain-containing protein 1 isoform X2 has protein sequence MSAEPELIELRELAPTGRASPGRTRLERANALRIAPGTARNPARQLVPGRGHRFQPAGPATHTWCDLCGDFIWGVVRKGLQCARLSADCKFTCHYRCRALVCLDCCGPRDLDWEPAQERDTNVDEPVEWETPDLSQAEIEQKIKEYNGQINSNLFMSLNKDGSYTGFIKVQLKLVRPVSVPSSKKPPSLQDARRGPGRGTTVRRRTSFYLPKDAVKHLHVLSRTRAREVIEALLRKFLVVDDPRKFALFERAERHGQVYLRKLSDDEQPLRLRLLAGPSEKALSFVLKENDSGDVNWDAFSMPELHNFLRILQREEEEHLRQILQKYSYCRQKIQEALHACPLG, from the exons ATGTCGGCGGAGCCTGAGCTCATTGAGCTGCGGGAGCTGGCACCCACTGGGCGCGCCAGCCCAGGTCGCACTCGGCTGGAACGTGCCAACGCGCTGCGCATCGCGCCGGGCACCGCGCGCAATCCCGCACGGCAGCTGGTCCCCGGTCGGGGCCACCGCTTCCAGCCTGCGGGGCCTGCCACGCACACGTGGTGCGACCTGTGCGGCGACTTCATCTGGGGCGTCGTGCGCAAGGGTCTGCAGTGCGCGC GCCTCTCTGCAGACTGCAAGTTCACCTGCCACTACCGTTGCCGTGCGCTCGTCTGCCTGGACTGCTGCGGGCCCCGGGACCTGGACTGGGAACCCGCCCAGGAGCGCGACACGAACGTG GACGAGCCTGTGGAGTGGGAGACACCTGACCTTTCCCAGGCTGAGATTGAGCAGAAGATCAAGGAGTACAATGGCCAGATCAACAGCAACCTCTTCATGAGCCTG aaCAAGGATGGCTCCTACACAGGCTTCATCAAAGTTCAGCTGAAGCTGGTACGCCCTGTCTCGGTGCCCTCCAGCAAGAAGCCACCCTCCTTGCAGGATGCCCGGCGGGGCCCAGGGCGGGGCACAACTGTGAGGCGCCGCACCTCCTTTTACCTGCCCAAGGATGCTGTCAAGCACCTGCATGTGCTGTCACGAACACGGGCACGTGAGGTCATCGAGGCCCTGCTGCGCAAGTTCTTGGTGGTAGATGACCCCCGCAAGTTTGCACTCTTTGAGCGGGCTGAGCGTCACGGCCAAG TGTACTTACGGAAACTGTCAGATGATGAGCAGCCCCTGCGCCTGCGGCTCCTTGCAGGGCCCAGCGAGAAGGCCTTGAGCTTCGTCCTGAAGGAAAATGACTCTGGGGATGTGAAT TGGGATGCCTTCAGCATGCCTGAATTACACAACTTCCTGCGTATCCTAcagcgggaggaggaggagcacctCCGCCAGATCCTGCAAAAGTACTCCTATTGCCGCCAGAAGATCCAAGAGGCTCTACATGCATGTCCCCTGGGGTGA
- the RASSF1 gene encoding ras association domain-containing protein 1 isoform X3, giving the protein MGEAETPSFEMTWSSTTSSGYCSQEDSDSELEQYFTARTSLARRPRRDQDEPVEWETPDLSQAEIEQKIKEYNGQINSNLFMSLNKDGSYTGFIKVQLKLVRPVSVPSSKKPPSLQDARRGPGRGTTVRRRTSFYLPKDAVKHLHVLSRTRAREVIEALLRKFLVVDDPRKFALFERAERHGQVYLRKLSDDEQPLRLRLLAGPSEKALSFVLKENDSGDVNWDAFSMPELHNFLRILQREEEEHLRQILQKYSYCRQKIQEALHACPLG; this is encoded by the exons ATGGGTGAGGCGGAGACGCCTTCTTTCGAGATGACCTGGAGCAGCACGACAAGCAGTGGCTACTGTAGCCAAGAGGACTCGGACTCGGAGCTCGAGCAGTACTTCACGGCGCGTACCTCGCTGGCGCGCAGGCCGCGCCGGGACCAG GACGAGCCTGTGGAGTGGGAGACACCTGACCTTTCCCAGGCTGAGATTGAGCAGAAGATCAAGGAGTACAATGGCCAGATCAACAGCAACCTCTTCATGAGCCTG aaCAAGGATGGCTCCTACACAGGCTTCATCAAAGTTCAGCTGAAGCTGGTACGCCCTGTCTCGGTGCCCTCCAGCAAGAAGCCACCCTCCTTGCAGGATGCCCGGCGGGGCCCAGGGCGGGGCACAACTGTGAGGCGCCGCACCTCCTTTTACCTGCCCAAGGATGCTGTCAAGCACCTGCATGTGCTGTCACGAACACGGGCACGTGAGGTCATCGAGGCCCTGCTGCGCAAGTTCTTGGTGGTAGATGACCCCCGCAAGTTTGCACTCTTTGAGCGGGCTGAGCGTCACGGCCAAG TGTACTTACGGAAACTGTCAGATGATGAGCAGCCCCTGCGCCTGCGGCTCCTTGCAGGGCCCAGCGAGAAGGCCTTGAGCTTCGTCCTGAAGGAAAATGACTCTGGGGATGTGAAT TGGGATGCCTTCAGCATGCCTGAATTACACAACTTCCTGCGTATCCTAcagcgggaggaggaggagcacctCCGCCAGATCCTGCAAAAGTACTCCTATTGCCGCCAGAAGATCCAAGAGGCTCTACATGCATGTCCCCTGGGGTGA
- the ZMYND10 gene encoding zinc finger MYND domain-containing protein 10, producing the protein MGDLELLLPGEADVLVRRLRSFQLREMGSEGWNQQHENLEKLNMQAILDATVSQGEPIQELLVTHGKIPTLVEELIAVEMWKQKVFPVLCRLEDFKPQNTFPIYMVVHHEASIINLLETVFFHKEVCESAEDTVLDLVDYCHRKLTLLVARSGRGSLPEEEGSQDSTPMQELQKQAELMEFEIALKALSVLRYITDCVDSLSLSTLSRMLSTHNLPCLLVELLEHSPWSRREGGKLQQFEGGRWQTMPPSEQQKLSKLDGQVWIALYNLLLSREARAHYCLTSFAKGQLLKLRAFLTDTLLDQLPNLADLQGFLAHLVLAETQPPKKDLVLEQIPEIWERLEHENRGKWQAIAKHQLRHVFSPSEQDLRLQARRWAETYRLDVLEAVAPERPRCAHCSAEASKRCSRCQNEWYCCRDCQVKHWEKHGKACVLAAQGDRVK; encoded by the exons GTGGAACCAGCAGCATGAGAACCTGGAGAAGCTGAACATGCAAGCCATCCTTGATGCCACGGTCAGCCAGGGCGAGCCCATTCAGGAGCTGCTGGTCACCCATGGGAAG ATTCCAACGCTAGTGGAGGAGCTGATCGCAGTGGAGATGTGGAAACAGAAGGTGTTCCCCGTGCTGTGCAGGCTGGAGGACTTCAAGCCCCAGAACACTTTCCCCATATACATGGTG GTACACCACGAAGCCTCCATCATCAACCTCTTGGAGACGGTGTTCTTCCACAAG GAGGTGTGTGAGTCAGCGGAGGACACTGTCTTGGACCTTGTGGACTACTGCCACCGCAAACTGACTCTGCTGGTGGCCCGGAGTGGCCGTGGTAGCCTCCCTGAGGAGGAGGGGTCCCAGGACAGCACCCCTATGCAG GAGCTGCAGAAGCAGGCAGAGCTGATGGAATTTGAGATTGCACTGAAGGCCCTCTCAGTACTGCGCTACATCACAGACTGCGTGGACAG CCTTTCCCTCAGCACTTTGAGCCGCATGCTCAGCACCCACAACCTGCCCTGTCTTCTGGTGGAACTGCTGGAGCACAGTCCCTGGAGCCGGCGGGAAGGAG GCAAGCTGCAGCAATTCGAGGGTGGCCGTTGGCAGACAATGCCCCCCTCAGAGCAGCAAAAGCTGAGCAAGTTGGACGGGCAAGTGTGGATCGCCCTGTACAACCTGCTGCTAAGCCGTGAGGCCCGGGCCCACTACTGCCTCACAAGCTTTGCCAAGGGACAGCTGCTCAAG CTTCGGGCCTTCCTCACAGACACACTACTCGACCAGCTGCCCAACCTGGCAGACCTGCAGGGTTTCTTGGCCCACCTGGTCCTAGCTGAAACCCAGCCCCCTAAGAAGGACCTGGTGTTGGAACAG ATCCCAGAAATCTGGGAGCGGCTGGAGCACGAGAACAGAGGCAAGTGGCAGGCTATTGCCAAGCATCAGCTTCGGCATGTGTTCAGCCCCTCAGAGCAGGACCTGAGGCTGCAGGCACGAAG GTGGGCTGAGACCTATAGGCTGGATGTGCTAGAGGCCGTGGCTCCAGAGCGGCCCCGCTGTGCCCACTGTAGTGCAGAGGCCTCCAAGCGCTGCTCTAGATGCCAGAATGAGTGGTATTGCTGCAG AGATTGCCAAGTCAAGCACTGGGAGAAGCATGGAAAGGCTTGTGTCCTGGcagcccagggtgacagagtcaAATGA